From the Hemicordylus capensis ecotype Gifberg chromosome 1, rHemCap1.1.pri, whole genome shotgun sequence genome, the window TCTTGCTTGACAACTGGTGCTGCTTTCTACACTGGCTACATGAGTAATTTAATTGCCATCCGCTGCTTTGCCATCTACATGGGCACTTCAGTCTTGGTGAACTTGGTATTCATGTTGACATGGCTTCCTTCCTCTGCTGTGTTGTATGAACGTTACATAGCAAGAAAGTGCATTTATAAACCAGAACACTATTGGAATAACAGTGGACATAAGAGTGTCATTCTCTCTTTCCATCACATCTTCAGGAGTCTTCAGAGTACCTGGTGCCAAACTTCCAAGTTATTGTTTGAGAAAATTCTTCCTTGTGGGGTCATAAAGTTTCGGTATATCTGGATCTGCTGGTTTGCTGCTTTGGCAATAGGGGGAGCTTACATTTCTTGTCTGAACCCTAGACTGAAACTCCCCACTCTAGAGATGTCGTCTGTACAGGTCTTTAGGTTAAGTCACCCCTTTGAGAGATATGATTCAGAATATTGCAATGAGTTCATGTTTCAGAGGGTGGAACAAGGAGAAGATCTGCACATGCCCGTTACTCTTGTCTGGGGCATACTCCCCGTGGACAACGGGGACCACTTTAATCCCAGGAGCAATGGCACGCTGGTGATGGATGCAGCATTTACAGCTGAAAATCCTGAGGCACAGAGATGGCTGTTGGGCTTCTGCCAGAAAGTGAAGAATCAGACTTTTTACTACTCTGATCTGGAGCAAAAGTCCACTGTTTGTTTCATGGAGGCATTTCACCGGTGGATGGACAGCCGCCAGTGCTCTAAGCGCGATCATAGCTTCAACCTCTGCTGTAATCACTTCTCCTTCCCATATGGCAGCGAAGTCTTCCTCCACTGCATCAAGATGATGATAATGGAACAAAACAGAGAGAGGGCTGAAACTCGTGACCTAGGTCTCCGATTTGATGAGAAAGGAAACCTTGTTGCTTTGGTGCTACAGTTTCAAACTGTTTACCACTATAGTTTGAACTATAGCAAGGCCAAACATTTCTATGATGAAATCAGCCTCTGGATAAGAGAGGAGATGAGTGCAGCCCCCATGGGGCTTCAGAATGGCTGGTTCACCAGCAAACTGGAGCTCTATAACCTCCAGCACAGTGTTGACACAGAGACAATGGTGGTGCTGGGCTTAGCCatatccatttcttttgtggttctGTTGCTCACCACTTGGAACGTCTTTCTTAGCATGTTCTCCATTATGGCAATTACAGGCACTGTTCTGGTAACTGTTGGGCTTTTGGTCCTTCTGGAATGGCAGCTCAACGCTGTGGAGTCTCTCTTTGTTTCAGCAGCAGTGGGCCTCTCTATTGATTTCACAGTGAACTACTGCATTTCTTACCATTTGTGTCCACATTCTGATCGCCTGAGCCGCGTAGCTTTCTCTCTGAAGCAGATGAGCTGTGCCACAGTCATTGGGGCCTCTGCCTTGTTTTCTGCAGGGGTCATCATGTTGCCTGCCACTGTGCTGGCATACAGGAAGCTGGGCATTTTTATGATGATGATCaaatgtgtcagctgtggctttGCGAGCTTCTTCTTCCAGTCTCTGTGCTGCTTCTTTGGCCCAGAGAAGAACTGTGGTCAAATACTTTGGCCTTTCGCTCATGCTCTGAAAGACTATTCAGATGATCCAAGTTCCAACATAACATTTGCCTGTGGGGGAAATGAGAAGCAGAACCGGTTACAAAAAGGCCAGGAATCCAACAATGCAAATGAACAGTATGAGCTCCAACCATTGGCCAGGAAACTTAGTGACAGCTTTGACAATAGCACCTCCACAAGTAAGTTGTCCAACCGTCCATCAGTGTTATCTGATGACATTCAGCTCCAAGACAGCAGGTGTCCTCGAATGGAAATTCACTCTTCCTTTGAAAAGGATAGgcagaagccagagcagactgGGGGACACCATGTAGTTCTGTGCCAGTGTCCTGCTTTGCAAACATCTTCTCCTTACAAACCTGGTAGTAACTCAGGAACGGAAGCAGAAAGTCATAGCGGAGGGCTATGCAAAGACTGTAGATGTCAAAAATATGGTACAAAGGCTTGGGAGCACCTTCAGTCAGCCAGCACAATAGATGATGGACTGCTAAACAAGTCTCACTGTTCAAGCAACaccgatcagcaaaaatcagattATACCTCAGAAAACAGTAATGTGCCAGAAGCCGATATGTATGAACTTCACAGATGCCTTTATTCCACTGGCAGCTCTTTCAGTGTGCAGAACGTCTCCAGCGAGACCTCCCTCAGTGACTTTGAGACAAGCATAAAACTGGTGGAATCAGCCGGCTCTTGCCCAGATCATTTAGATGCAGCCAATTCTTGCTGTCCAACTCGGAGAGGACATCTCAATGGAAAGAGAGACACTCTGAGGCTGGACCTGAGAGAGACTGTCTTTGACACATCCACATCACAGCAAAACAGTTGCTTGAGAAAAATGCGGGTAGGGCTAGGGGGTGAAGAGCCCGTTGTTTTGCCAAACAGCAAGCCAGATATGCCTGATGTGTGGATCAAACGGGCTGGTGTGCAAAATTCTGGATATTAGAGTTGAAATCTCAGACAAAACAAATGCTCTTTCAGGGGCAAGGAAAATGGATTTCCTTTTTGAATAGCAGGTGCAAAGCTGTTCTCACCTCCCTTTCTGAACTGAGAACAAACTGCATTGTTACAGAAGTGAAAATGACACATTTTTACAAAGCCAGCAAATCTGATGTGGATTAGAAGCAAACAGTTCACAGAGCCTGAGCGGTTTGACCTCCTGCCCAGTAGTCAGTGCCATATTCTCAATTATATTATAGGGTTATCAAGCAAGAGTTGTGTCATTCCCTCCCCTGCAATTTGTTTTCCTGACAAGTCAATGGAGAGGCATTAatgatttgcggggggggggagtgtttaaAGACAGAGGGAAACCTTAGACTAAGGAGTATTCTGTGTTACCATGATTTTTCTACTATTCAGTATCTTTGACTTGACACACAATGTATATTTCTGTTAATCATATCCGCTTTAAATAGCAGTCATGCAAATCTCCTTAAGGGAATAATAttcagatgggtttttaaaagtctccTTGATACTTTTCAGCAGAGAGGACTCACCAGGGATCCTCTACAACACTGCTACTACCATCTACAATATCTGGATTTAAGAGATATTTCCCATCCCCTCCACTGACAGTATGCTTAAAGTTCATCATACTGTACACTTTGCTTTCCCAGGGAGAAAGACATGTCATTCTTCACATTCTGACatgagtaacttgtgcttcagcTCAATCACTAGTTTTCTTAGTAGGTAATTCATTCAAAActgcaaagaggtgtttttttttttaaatttaaaaaagagtATTTCTATAGAACCCTGAAATTTGCTCTCTTTCCTTCTACCATTCATGTTGCACCCTCCTTTTGAAccatcacaattttttaaaatctctatcTGTATAAATGATATTCAAACATAACAAATAAACATCATGTTTTCTAAACTGGGCTAATGCTTTTTCCTTCCACCATCAATagtgtgccgtcgggtcagtgtcaactcctggcaatcacagagccctgtggttgtcgttggcaaaataaaggaggggtttactattgcctcctctcgtgcagtatgagatgatgcctttcagcatcttactatatcactgctgccctatataggtttttccccagactatggctggggctatgggaaacataccagcagggattcgaaccggcaacctctggcttgataatcaagtcacttccccactgcacccctgGGTGATCTAAAATTTTCATCCAGACCACTCCCATAGGTCTTGGTGAGCTTCTGTGTGTtcaacccctccccacccttccATCATCATGCAAATACTACTTAGCATTCCTATAGTGCTTTTCCTGAGTGTTCACATACAATAAGGACAGTTCGCATTAGGACATTTGATCAATAGCgtagcttctcctaccctaatttgggagctctgcacactcccaattttcaatcatgtgtcagttaaaaacaagaagTGGGGAGATTGATTGTTTGCTAACACCCAGCTGGATAAGGCACaggggtagctataattgagttaaagggttcaaagaacatggcctcccagctcgagccccccatcccacccctccctattttcttccttatctccctcactctgaggggccgccagagaaaggagtgaacatgggcccccactacactagctacgcccctgataagGCAGTTTTTCCTTCTACCTCGTTCCGAAGCTggagacagaatctgggtagaaTCTTGTTCTCTCCAGCTGGGCCTTAGCTCATGATCAAGCTCTCTGCCTCCAAACTTGTTTTTAATTAACACACACTCAAAAATCAGCAGCAAGAGGCTACTCCTCCCTAAGGCTGATCGTGTCAACTGCCCAATTATCTCAGTAGTCCTCGCAAAAACTTTGTACATTAGATTAGTATTATAGTCTGAGGGGAAATATGCTttattttataccacttttcataaaatatcatagtggtttaaaaataaaaacaccacaACATCAAAAAAAACAGATACATCAAATAATCTCCTGTTTGTTTCAGGAAATACAGCGGTAGTAGAGCAGCCTCCATAGATGGCAGCCCAGCCTCTTTCTGAAGCccaccagcaaaggaaagcccacCAACCTTCTACGTATTAATGCAAGAAGCTCAATCAATGGCAGCAGGATCACCACGAACAGAAAAAAGGGGAACAGAACTGAAAGGCAAAGGCTATCTGGAAAAAAAATAGTCCCCACCTGCCTTTGAATGGGCCTGTTTTGGGAGAGAGTTCTAGAGCATCAGGGGTACCAAAGAGAGACCATGCTGCTCATAGAGGCTAATCCAGACTctgaccaattttatttggatctaggagccagtccaaaagtttaggagccagataatggacacatgacaaaattaccagatttaaggaaggacattgtggagggggagggtaaattGGCTTCTCTTTATCTCTTTTACAAGTTacgtacttagaacagaaacagggctgtctggAACTTTCAACTCTGGTTATTCTAGTttaggcaccatggttaaatttctctggcacctgggatttgtcaagccctgggctAATCTAGTCTCCAGATGAGAAATAACTTGAAGCAAAATTGCTATaaattaaagttgtgctgttgagtcggtgctgactcctggtgaccacagagccctgcggctgtctttggtagaatgcaggaagggtttaccattgccatctcccacgcagtgtgaaatgatgcctttcagcatcttcctatattgctgctgctcgatatagatgtttcccatagtctgggaaacataccagcagggattcaaaccagcaacctcttgctccctagacaagttacttaaATGCTGGAGGAGCTCAGATGTTCCCTGAGATAATCGGGACCCAAGCCATTGGGTCAAAAAGAGGTTTTTGAATGGGGTCCAgaagcaaattggcagccagtacagcttCCAGACAGGTAAAATACAAGAACACTGATCCACACCTGTCAACAGGCAAACTACTACACTCTGCACTAGCTGAAGCATCTGAActgttttcaaaagcagcttCACGTACAGATAATTATCTTCCAGTCTCAAAGTAATCAAAGCAAAACccacaaggatcaagagggcaatTTGTGGACTAGAGTTCCCCCAAGTATCTTGTCTGCATCCTCAGGTGAAATCAGCTGAAACTCATCCTTTTGCCTAGCATATTGTCTAATTATCAGAAATCAGAAAGGTGTGAAGCAAGTAATAAAATTTTCTTTACACTGTCAATACATCAATCCAAACTCTGTACAATTCTGTCCACATACACTGTTCAACACCCTAGTGATCTGCCATGGTTACTGTACCCTGCAGAAGCATAATAATTAAGCCTTTCTGCTTAATGTCATCTTTAACATTACATTCAGATTAAGGATGTACAACATATAACTGACAACACAATTTTGCTTGGTGTGGGATTAGTAGTAAAGCCAGGAGAATTTGAGCTAATTTTTAAAGATGTTTCTAGCTGTCATTTCAACTGCAGGAGAAAATGAATATAGAGTCATAGTGTGtgctataaaattattaaaaccaaAGGgaaatttttatatttattttaattacaaTTCATAATTTGTAGGGTCCTCTCCTTCTCATTTGATTTATGAACATTTGGCATTCACAACACAAACCCCACATTATCTCAGTCTGGCTCATAGACCTTCAGAACATTAATCTAAAAAAGAGTCAAACCAGATTAAACCTTCATATCTGGGAAATTTTCTCATGCAGACAGCCTTGGGTCAGATGGGTCAAAACCCCAGACTTTTGTGGTAAACCTCAGAATCTAATCCTGTGACAGCCTGTTCCTCTTCCCTTCAGATACAGATCTTGGGAGGACAAGTTAGTTTCAATATATAGATCATAAGTTAAGGGGAACAGAACCTCAGTCTGTCTTTAATTCTAGGGTTCCAATCTGGACCAAAATAAGGATTACTATTATGACTTACTACTAATACTGTGCACAACAAATGAACAGCAAGTATGAATTTACTGCTCAGTCAATCCAGACTTAAGGACAAGCCCTAAGATTTGTACCAGGCATGCTCACACTGTACATTAAAGAATATGCATCTACAGCACAGAATTTGACCCCACATATCTTTACACCCGAGATGCCTCCTGCATCAACAAAACCTCTAACGCAAAGAGTAAGCAATGGGGCATCTGCTAGACTGAAAGCTAGGgtattcaaacaaacaaacaaacaaacaaaagtaaatAGCCAACACATCCACAGAATCTGGCTTAGTATGTAGTTTACTCCATGGGTAATGATTtacttggatttaatcctgagtggtggcacccagaacctggtgcgtgatgtcagtgtcatcgaccccttagggaacagtgaccatagtgtgatcaaactcagcatacatgtggggagaaaatcaccaaggaagtctaacacagacactttgaatttcagaagaggaaacgtttCCAAACtgaggagtatgatgaaaagaaagctgaaagggaaaatcaggagagtcacttcactccagaatgcatggagtttactcaaaaccacaatactagaagcccagttagactgcaTACCCAaatggaggaaaggtatcactatgTCATGCCCTTGATCTcagacagagaggaggaaggggaagctatCAACTTTTCAGCCAatgccggggtgtctgaggggcagagcccggctgtcagtttccaagaaacggctgaggcagatccggctgatgattcagatcaggcacaacaacctgagacagcagaaaccgtgatggaccaatcagaagaggagctatgcaagcaacctccactgactccacaacagaggcgtattaCAAGACAAAGAACTCAgctagaaactatcaggaggagtaaacgcctcttgcagagggctgataagccttgaattcctgccagctgggagctctcagcttgtgctataaattacgtcaccagctttctattcactgctagaaagcaacgtttgtcaactttcgtgtcgacagcttgcagccaagcccgataaagaagaactgttcggagccgtatcttgtttctgcagctccatttggtactgtgaacttccctgccaggtggccagatactgacacacTACTTCCAGGAGGATGCTagtatggctaacaggtaaagtcaaggaagccataaaggagaagaagaattccttccaaaattggaaggcctgtccaaatgaagagaacagaaagaaacacaaactatggcaaaagaaatgcaaagtgacaataagggaggcaaaaagagagcttgaggaacatttagctaaaagcatcaaggggaataacaaaaacttcttcaaatatatcagaagcaagaaacctggcagggaggcggttggaccattagacaatgggggagtggaagggattgttaaggaggatatggaggttgccgagaagctgaatgagttctttgcatctgtcttcacagcagaggctactgagcatatacctgttcttgaaccaggctttttggggatggaggctaaagaactgagtcagatagaagtgacaagagtggATGTTCTAAATATCAATTGGAAAAATTGGGAAAATATCAActggaaaaattgaagactagcaaattgcaagggccagatggcatccatccaagagtctttacataactcaaatgtgaaattgccgacctccttgcaaaagtATATAACTTATCCGTagaatcaggctctataccagaggactggaaagtagcaaatgtaataccgattttcaaaaaggaatccagggacgatccgggaaattacagtctggttagcttaacatccattccaggaaaactgatggaaagcattctcaaggataaaattgttaagcacatagaagaacaggccctgcagggggagaaccagcatggcttctgcaaaggtaaatcttgcttcacaaaacttttggagttctttgagagggtcaacaagtgtgtggatcaaggtgatccagttgacatagtctacctggacttcaaaaagctttcgacaaagttcctcatcaaagactcctgaggaaacttagcagtcataggataaggggacaagtacatgtgtggattactaactggttgaagaacaggaaacagagggtaggtataagcgaagagttttcacaatggagggaagcaggggcgtaactataatagggcaaggggagacagttgtatggggggcccctgccttggggggccccccagaggcgtcacatgccgcgcacccacccaggcttccttcagttgtattcatcctccgaaattgatgtgagtcttaagacctggagcgaccagaacagtatgtctttctctagtaccattaaatgacttgcatcgtccacaatttacattggggggggcattttaaaatcttgtctctgggcccactccaaccttgctacgcccctggagggaagtaagaagtggggtcccccagggatctgtactaggaccgatgttttttaatttattcacaaatgatctagaagtaagggtaagcagcaaggtggccagatttgcagatgatatcatactctttcaggtagtgaaatccaaaacagattgtgaggagttccaaaaggatctttccaaactgggtgagtgggcaaccaaatggcaaatgcagttcagtgttggcaagtgtaaagtgatgcacattgggacgaaaaaccctaacttcaagtatacattgatgggatctgagctgttggttacTGACCAGGAGACGGATCTCGgggtggagttgtggtggacagctcattgaaaatgttgactcaatgtgcagcagctgtgaaaaaggacaattctatgctagggatcattagaaaggagattgaaaataaaactgctaatattataatgcccttatacaaaactatggtgcggccacatggagtactgtgtacaattctagatagatagatagatagatagatagatagatagatagatagatagatagatagataaacaaggacattgtagaactggaaaaagtgcaaaagagggcaaccaagatgatcaggggcctagagcaccttccttacgaggcaagactacaacacatggggctttttagtttagaaaaaagatgactgcagggagacatgatagaggtttataaaatcatgcatggtgtggagaaagtggatcaagagaaatttttctccctctcacataacactagaaccaggggtcatcccatgaaactgattgtcaggaaatttaggaccagcaaacggaagtactttttcacacaatg encodes:
- the DISP2 gene encoding protein dispatched homolog 2, with protein sequence MEGAAGPQSLDEAAAGERAEATRPEKGCCSSREKVSPERCQACLNVPEIRKTEPSHSGVSWERRCPVHHCPIDSSPNFVRYHPPFPSHMHAPISTRSNGQVPSGSKDSFQPHLYYHCNQQESRSSYALPPLPGHGERAPSCSQRSSGDSSPTPQHESSESRWKQWSRDQLQLRPVQHHIVTVRHDKVLRMPKSFYQVIAEWPVAVLVICSLTILVCTLVGLLVGNLPDFSEPLMGFEPQDTDIGRKLTVWKNMESHTGYRKTLSLFPYTDNSYVDMGMSRGQQSTNSERGARIRRMVEPDYEKDGFFCGPPGKSYSQLVFMSTTAGSLWNLQAIQSMCQMEQDKIRSHAQFGSLCQRTEANECCPSWSLGNYIAALYNRSSCLEITQADVSHTLALLRSCAPDYHKGVLVPPCIGPKTEREKHAQCSKVPEKCTRFRAVYQLLHFLVDRDFLSPQTVGYQVPTLKYSLLFLPTMKGASMMGIYLNNLESWDLFDNYTSITGMDLGLKQKLFQHYLLLDTMYPVMAILTIFLSMFFYLRSIFITFIILMMVFGTLMISYFLYKVAFRFSYFPFINLTAVVILSSLCANHTFVFFDLWNLNKSQNPSAGLLQWVRLTMHHFGYLMLASCLTTGAAFYTGYMSNLIAIRCFAIYMGTSVLVNLVFMLTWLPSSAVLYERYIARKCIYKPEHYWNNSGHKSVILSFHHIFRSLQSTWCQTSKLLFEKILPCGVIKFRYIWICWFAALAIGGAYISCLNPRLKLPTLEMSSVQVFRLSHPFERYDSEYCNEFMFQRVEQGEDLHMPVTLVWGILPVDNGDHFNPRSNGTLVMDAAFTAENPEAQRWLLGFCQKVKNQTFYYSDLEQKSTVCFMEAFHRWMDSRQCSKRDHSFNLCCNHFSFPYGSEVFLHCIKMMIMEQNRERAETRDLGLRFDEKGNLVALVLQFQTVYHYSLNYSKAKHFYDEISLWIREEMSAAPMGLQNGWFTSKLELYNLQHSVDTETMVVLGLAISISFVVLLLTTWNVFLSMFSIMAITGTVLVTVGLLVLLEWQLNAVESLFVSAAVGLSIDFTVNYCISYHLCPHSDRLSRVAFSLKQMSCATVIGASALFSAGVIMLPATVLAYRKLGIFMMMIKCVSCGFASFFFQSLCCFFGPEKNCGQILWPFAHALKDYSDDPSSNITFACGGNEKQNRLQKGQESNNANEQYELQPLARKLSDSFDNSTSTSKLSNRPSVLSDDIQLQDSRCPRMEIHSSFEKDRQKPEQTGGHHVVLCQCPALQTSSPYKPGSNSGTEAESHSGGLCKDCRCQKYGTKAWEHLQSASTIDDGLLNKSHCSSNTDQQKSDYTSENSNVPEADMYELHRCLYSTGSSFSVQNVSSETSLSDFETSIKLVESAGSCPDHLDAANSCCPTRRGHLNGKRDTLRLDLRETVFDTSTSQQNSCLRKMRVGLGGEEPVVLPNSKPDMPDVWIKRAGVQNSGY